The bacterium region CTCCATCTTGGACATGAAGTCCATGGGGTCCTCGATGCGGCGAATGCGGGACATCCGGACGGTCACGATACGAACGCTCCCAGGACCTGGGCCATGTCGTCGGCGGTGAACGGCTTGGCGAGCAGGAACATCGCGCCGCCCTCGGTCGCCTGGTCCACCATCTCCTTCGTGGACTCCGACGTCACGAAGCCGAACGGAATCTCGAATCCCTCGGCGTTCAGGGCCGTCAGGAACTCGATCCCCGTCATCTCCGGCATGTGCCAGTCGGACAGGATCAGGTCCGGCTTCTCGGCCTTGACCACCTCGAGGGCTTCCCGGCCGTTCTCGGCCTCGACGATGTCGTGTCCCTCGAACCCGGCCTGCCGGATCGTGCGGGAGACGATGCGTCGCATGGCGCGGGAATCGTCTACGACCAGAATCTTCATGGGCTACTCCTTCTTGAGGTCTGCGACCACCGGTCTCATCCCCGGACCCGCGAACGGGCCGTCCGGTGATCTTGAAGGGCCGCATGGCCCCTGGGCGCCGCAGGAGTCGGCGACCCGTAGGGATTTGATCGGAAGAAGCAACCGACGATTAAGCCTTTTCTTTAGCTTGTGCCGTCGAAAATGTGTATGGCCCGGGTGTTGCCCTGAGCGCATATGAACCCGACCCCGACAACAGCCGATTCCTGGAGTCCTCCGTTCTGCCCCAATCCCAACTGCCTCCACCACAACAGATTCGACGAGCCTTGGACCTACCACAGGATCGGCACCTTTCGGCGACAACTCGCTCCGCAACGTATCCAGCGGTTTCGCTGCACCACGTGCTGCCGTACCTTCAGCACCCAGACCTTCGCCACCACCTACTGGCAGAAACGCCCCGACCTGGGCGCCCGGATCCTCAAGCGCACCCTCGGATGCACCGCCAACCGCCAGGTCGCCCGCGATCTCGGCGTCGCCCCGACGACCGTCGACCGCCACGTCGCCCGCCTCGGCCGGCACTGCATGCTCTTCCACCTGAACATGATCCGGGATCTGCCGCCGCCCGGCGAGATCGTCGTCGACGGGTTCGAGTCGTTCGAGTGGAGCCAGTATCATCCGATCCACCACCATTTGGCCGTCGGCAAGGACACCGACTTCTTCTACTACTTCACCGACAGCCCCCTGCGCCGCAAGGGCCGGATGACGGCCGCCCAGAAGAACCGTCGCATGGCACTCGAGTCCGCGCTCGGCCGCCCGAACCCGAAGGCGATAGAGAACGACATGAAGGAGCTCCTGGAGGTGGTTCTGCGGGGGCGGCCGTCGGCGAGGGTTCTGAGCGATGATCATCCGGCGTACCGGCGGGCGATCCGGCGGGTGAACGTGCGGATCGAGCACGCGGTGACTCCGGGCGCGGCGCGTCGGGACCGGAATAACCCGTTGTGGGAAGTGAACCTATTGGATCTGCTGATCCGGCACTCGAGCGCGAATCACAAGCGGGAGACGATCGCCTGGTCGAAGCGGCGGCAGTCCAGTGCGGAGCGGTTGGCGATCCTGCTGGTGTGGCGGAACTACATGAAGGGGCGGCGGGAAAAGGTGCGTGGGAGCCCCACGCC contains the following coding sequences:
- a CDS encoding response regulator — protein: MKILVVDDSRAMRRIVSRTIRQAGFEGHDIVEAENGREALEVVKAEKPDLILSDWHMPEMTGIEFLTALNAEGFEIPFGFVTSESTKEMVDQATEGGAMFLLAKPFTADDMAQVLGAFVS
- a CDS encoding IS1 family transposase, with amino-acid sequence MNPTPTTADSWSPPFCPNPNCLHHNRFDEPWTYHRIGTFRRQLAPQRIQRFRCTTCCRTFSTQTFATTYWQKRPDLGARILKRTLGCTANRQVARDLGVAPTTVDRHVARLGRHCMLFHLNMIRDLPPPGEIVVDGFESFEWSQYHPIHHHLAVGKDTDFFYYFTDSPLRRKGRMTAAQKNRRMALESALGRPNPKAIENDMKELLEVVLRGRPSARVLSDDHPAYRRAIRRVNVRIEHAVTPGAARRDRNNPLWEVNLLDLLIRHSSANHKRETIAWSKRRQSSAERLAILLVWRNYMKGRREKVRGSPTPAMELGLMGERLVPEELFKERLFATRTEMPARWRAYYARAVETKPVANCRRHGLRYGY